GGGCCTTCCGCTTCGGCCACGTACTGCGCCGCATCCTTGGTGGTGATGTGCTCGAATACAACGGAGAGGGCCGGGAAGGCGCTGCGCAGCGGGCGCATCACGCGCTCGATGAAGACGGCTTCGCGGTCGAAGATGTCGATTTCCGGGTCCGTCACTTCGCCGTGCACGAGGAAGGGCATGCCCACTTCCTGCATCACTTCGAGCACCTTGTAGCAATTCTTCAAGTCCGTCACGCCCAGGTCCGAATTCGTCGTCGCGCCGGCCGGATACAGCTTCACAGCCTGCACGATGCCGCTATCTTGCGCGCGGCGGATTTCGTCGGGCGAGGTGTTGTTCGTCAGGTACAGCACCATCAGCGGATCGAAGTTCACACCTTGCGGCACGGCGGCCAGGATGCGCTCGCGGTAGGCGCTGGCGTCCGCCGTGGTGGTGACGGGCGGCTTCAGGTTCGGCATGACGATGGCGCGGCCGAATTGGCGCGCGCTGTGCGGCAGCACGCTAGCCATGACGGCGCCGTCGCGCAGGTGCAGATGCCAGTCGTCAGGACGGGTGATGGTGATGGAAGATGGAACGGCGACTGGGGTGTGATCGGGTGTGGACATGGCGGCTGCTCTCAGGCGGTCATTGCGGATAACGCCATTTTACCAGTCGCGGGGCAGCCTTTGCAGGCCAGTCACCCGCCTGGGCGATAAGCAGTTTCAGGTGCCTGATCGCTTGATTGTCAGGCTTGAGTCTCAAGGGTGGCAAGCACGCCGGCCGCGAGCACGACAATCCTGGCGCCAATCGCGAGGTCATTTTCCTTGTCTGCAAACGCCTGCTGCAAGGACGACAACTCCTGCCGCAGATCCGCCACCATTTGCTGCTCCAGCGAGGCACGAACGCCATCGAGTTGCTGACACAACTGCGCTACGCCAAGCTCAAAAGCACTACCAATATCCTGGAAGACATCCTGCAAGGCTTGGGTCAGCGACGCCCTCAAGCGCGCCATGTGCTCGGGGTCACGTATTTCACCCTTGAAACGGCTACCGATACCGGCACCGATACCGCTGACCTCCAGTTGCAGCTCGGGTAACACCAGGCGCTCCATCGATGCTTGCAAGGTCCGGCGAAAGTGACCTGGATCGAATGCGGCATCATCGGTATCGAGGGCGCGCAACAATGCGCTGCGCAAGGCCGCCAGCAGTTCCCCGCGGTTGACGACGCGGGCGAAAGCGTGCTCGATATCGGCGGCGCTGGTGCGGCCATACGTCAACACTTGTTCCACAGCATCGGCCGCAGCCATATATGTATAGCTGCTGGTATAGCTGCGATAAACGGTCTCGGTATTGCCCCAGGAAAAGGGGTTATACCAGCGCGAGGTACTCACTTCATGCGATGAGGTATGGGTTTCCGTTCCCGATTTTTCTTTCAGGTTGGAAAACTCGGCCATGGCGCCTTTCAATTGCGCCAGCATGGTGTCTCTGGTGCGCCGTGCGGCCTGTGTATGCTTGTCAATTTCCTGTGTCAGGCAGGTGACGATATCGGCGATACGGTGCTCACAGGCCTGGCGCTGGCGCTCCAGGGTGGCAAGATCGCCTGTTTGCAGTTGCTGGGCCCGCCGTTGCACCGCATCCGTCAATTCACGCAAACACAGGCCGAGTTCACGCCGTGCGCGCGGCAAGACGTCCTGGCGCTGCTGCTCCAGCAGGTCGTGCTTGTCGAGCCGTGCCTGCTCATACACGGCCTTGAGCGCATCAAAGTTGGCCAGCCGGGCCCAGTCTTCGTTGCTGATGACTGCGCCATTCCAGCATTGCCTTGCCATCGCCTGCATCTGGCCATGCACATGATGCATGTTCTTGTTCCAGCGATGCTCGGGCCAACTGGCAAAACCATGCGCAAAGGTACTGGCAAAGACGGGCGCACGCAGGCCATGGAGCATGGCCGCCAGTTCGCCACGGCCTTGCGCCTGGCGTTCATTGGCAAGCTTGTCCATTGCCTGCGCCGCACGCCGCGACAGCCGCGACTTGATATTATCTTCGGTGGCGGCGAGCGAGCTGCGGTCATAACCATCATCGAGCAGCACGGAATCGTACTGCCCGGCGACCAGTACGATGCGCTTGACGCCTTTGCCTGGCAATTGCAGATGCAGCAGATCGGTATCGGACTGATCCAGGAACTGGCTGCAGCGGGACAGGAAAAACACCACGTCGCACTGCGCCATGTATTCCTTGGTCTTTTGCGTGCGGCTGATCACCGGATCATTCATGCCCGGCGTGTCGACAAGATCAAGCCCGCGCAGTTCCTCCATGGGCAGTTCAAGGCTGGTGGCCTTGACCAGGGCCGTATAGCGGCCGTTCTCGCCTGCGTAGTCATTGAGCGGCAGCTGTTCCGCATGCGTGGCGACCAGCCGCTCGCTGCCCTTGGCCAGGGTGGCGGCGATATCGACACCACTGTCGCGGGCCATGCTGACCAGTTCACGCGCGACCCTGGCGCCATCGTCTTGCGCCACGCCTGCCGCCATGTCAACGATACCTGCCCATTCCTGCGGGCTGTAGTACTCCACCGTCAGCACCGGCGCCGGGCCATGCGCGATGCGCGTCAGATTGGCCGTCTTCGGCGTGGCAGCCTCGGGCAGCACGGGGCGACCATCAAACAGCAAGGCATTCAGAAAGCTGCTTTTCCCCGCCTTGACCTGGCCGATGATGCCGATGCTTAAATGCTGCCGTGCCTCGTCGAAGCGTGTCATTTGCGTCAGGAAATCCTGGCGCTGTACGCCAAGCGCACTGATTTCGTGCTGAAAATGCGTGCTGCGCCAGGCTTCCAGCGCTGCGCACAGGCCGTTGAGCTGGCGCTCGAAATCCATCAATTGATGATTCATTCAATTCTTCCTGCGATGATAGGTATGGGAGAATACTGATGCGGCACCTTACGGTGCGACTGCGGGTATCCCCACGGCCTCGCGCCACACCGCATAGGCTGGCGGAAAAGGCAGGATCAGCGCGCCAGCCTTTCCGATCTCCAGAATCTCGGACTTTTTCAGCAGGATGCGGTGCAAGCAGCCAGCCTGCCTGCTACGCGTTTCTCCCACATAGGCATTTTTATCTTGAAGATTTTCAGCAGACGTGAGGATCAAATGTCGTTCACTCAGCATATCGCCAGGTTCAGCAAGTTGCTGCTCAACAACAAACGCGAAATCACTCCAGCCTCTGTTAGTTCCAGATGAAGTATTAACAACAGAAACCAAGCAGCTCCCAGGCAACGCCGTATCAAACGGCAGACCCAATATTTTCGATGCCCAGAAAGTCAGTACGAGCAATTCATCCTCGGGCAGCTGCAACAATTCGGCCAGCTCTGACAGCAAAGTCAGCTGCTGTTGCGACAGCGGGCCGTCCAGCCGGCACAGGACCAGGACGTCGAGCATGAAGCTGGACGCCAGTTGGTGCTGCTGGACCGCCTGCAAGAATTCGCGCAGGCTATCCCGGTTCAGATCGGCGGCCATCTGCCAGACGGTATTTCGCCGCTCAGCCAGCCCCAGCGAGGTCAGCAACATGTCGAACAAGCGGCCTTCCGTCTCGCTGATGGGTTGATCGGCCAACAGTGTCGCGGCCACGGCGCTGGCATGGCACAGGCGCGTATATTCATCGCAGGCAATTGCAAAATGCGGCGGCAAGGGAAACATTTCCACTTTGAGGGCATCGGTATCGCGCAGCAATCGCGGCAAGTCAAAATGATGGGAATTCATGATTTTTCCTGAGGGTGTAGCGTATTAAAAAGACAGGATGCGCACGCTGGCCGGGCGGCTTCCCTGGTGCAGCAAGCGCGCGGCATTGCTGGCTTCAGCAGCCGCCGAGTAAGGCTGCAGCAGTGGCAGGTAGCGCTGCGATGTACGCCGCAACAGCGACGGCCGCCGTGTCGCGTCAGCCGGACGGCTGAGCAAGGCAAGATGGCGGCGATGCACTTGCGATGCATGGCCCGGTGCATGCAATGCACGCAACAGCGACAGCAAGTCGAGCGGGGGAAGGCAGCCTTGTCCCGCACCGGCACCGGCCGGCACCGCCATGCCGCTGGCCTGCACCAGCGTATGCAAGTGAGCAAAGAAGCGCTGCTGGAACGCCTGCAGGTCCGCCGTCTGCCTGAGCGCCCATTCCAGCGCGAGCTGCATCTCGGCAAGCAGCTCGCCGGCATCGTGCTGCGCTTCCACCTCGGTGGACAAAGCCAGTATCCGCTTCATCAGGCCCAGCTGGCGGCGGCGCTGCTGTGCTTCATGCGCAAGGTAACGCTCATAACGAAAAAACTGGCTTTTGAAGCGCTCGGCAGGACCTATTGCCGGCAGCTCATCATTCCAGCGCTGCAATTGTTCGCGCACGGCTGACAAGGGATAAGCCTGACTGTCTCGCGTGGACACAGGCACCACGGCGAGCACCGCAATGCCGCGTGCCGATACGGCCTCGCCAATACCCTTCACGACCGCCGCCACGGACTGCGGGTCGCGCTTGTCGGCACGGCTGACGACAATCAGGCATGCCATCTCACGGGGCAGCGACGCCAGGAACACCAGGTCTTGTTCCGAGATGCCGCCAGCTTCGACCGACACGACCCAGATCACGGTCTGCGCCGCACTCAGTTGTGCGTGGGCGATCCTGGCATCGGTACGCGCCTTGAGGACGTTGCCATCGGGTTTGGAATAGCCAGGCACGTCGATCAGGGCCAGCGCAGGCCATGGAAATTCCGGTAGCGCATACAGGGCGCTTTGCAACATCGCCCCTGCATTGCTGCCGTACGCTTCCTGCTCACCATGCGTCAGGCTGAGAAACTCCGACTTGCTCAGTTCGACCTTCTGCAACAGGCGATTGAGCCCAAGAATCACGCTTTGCTGATGTCGCAACAGATAGGTCGGCAGCGCGGTGGTCGGGTCGACCTCGACGGCCAGCAATTGCTGGCCAAGCAGGGCGTTGATCAGGCTGGATTTGCCGGCGCTGAACGCACCACCGACGCCGACGGTCTTTTTCCCGGTCAGCATGGGAAAGCTGCACAATTGTTGTAACTGTCCCAACCCTTCTTCCAGTGCCGCGACGATCTGGCTGAAATCAGCCGGTGCACCATGCCGCGCCAGTTCCATCAAATCGTGCCGGACAAGCTGCTGCAGCGCATCGAACTCGTCATTGATGGCGGCCGCGCCTGCGGCGGCTGGCTCACCAGCGGTGACGCGGCATAACAGACGATATCGCGCTTCGATCTCGTCCGGAGACAACAGCACGCTCATGGCTGCTCGCAGGCGTCGATAATGGACTGGACCGCGTGGCGATCAATCTCATACTGCCGGCGCTTCTGCTGGAACGCCGTATCGCCTTGCGCCAGGTCGGCATCAAGCTTGGCCAGCGCTGCCTGGCGCTGGGCCAGTTGCTGTTCTGCTGCTGCAACAATACCGGCTTTGGCCTGCTGCACATGTGCCTGCAACGTCGTTTGCAAGGCGGTGCGCGCGGCCTGCTGTATTTGCGGGAAGACTTGGTTGAGCAGATGCATGCGGATTTCCTCATGACGCTGCGCTTGAGCAACTTCAGCCTTGCCGCGATTGGCAAAGATCCGCTGCAAGATGTCTATCAAACCCAGCAACAAGGGCTTGAGCACTTTTGCAACCGGAAACCGGCTGGCAAGCAAATCGATGGCTTGATCCGCCACCATGTGTATCATCGCGCGATCAATGCCCGCATCGCTGTCTTTCGCCACCGAAGCACCGCCAGGAATACGCAGGTCTATATCCAGTACGGCCGGCGTAAAATCGCCGACTCGGTCAAAATAGCGGCGCATGACAACATCAAATTCGGCCTGGATGCCACTGGTCATGCCCAGGCGGATGGCCTGGTCAATCTGCACGCTCACGTCACGACCAGCCAATGCGGCAACCGTCCATGCCTCAAGCTGCTCGTGCAAACGATTACGCACATGCAGGAGGATGGCTTCCAGGACGGCAGGCAAGCTGGCGTCGAGCTGTGCGGTTTCTTGCCCCAGCCGCGTTTCAAACAGTTTTATTTCCTCTGCAACACGCATCTTTTCGAGAACGATTTTTTCCCGGTCCAGATCTTCTCGATTGAGCAATACATCCAGATACTGGACCAATGGGCGCAGGCGGGCAACGAAGGGCCTGGTGACCGAATGCAGGAACAATGGCTCGGCCAACGCCTCGAGTTCCTGCAGCGCATCATCGAGCTCGCGCACCATATGCGTGCGCGCAGAAACTGTCACTACCCGCAAAGGTGCCCGTCCAGAAATGCCCTCAATCTCCCGGGCCACCTGGCGCGCCACCTCCTGCACATCGTCAGGCGATTTTTTATCGGCCTTGCTGATGACCGCGATCACCGGCATGTCGTGCAGCTGCAACTCCGCCAGGGCAGCACGGATACTTGCATGCAGACCACCTTCCTCCGCGCTGACCACGATGCAATAAGCCAGGCTGCGCTCGACGTAATCGTCGATGGCGCGTCCGTGCTGGCCATTGCCCGAGTCCCAGCCTGGCATGTCGACCAGTTTCAAATGGGGCAGCCGAGCCAAGGTATCGCATTCCACATGCAAGTCCAGCCAGGCGCCTGCCGGTGCCTGGCCAGCTTGCAGCTCCAATACCTGGCTGCGCGCCAATGGCCTGACTGTGTTATCAGGAAAACATAAGGTAAAGCTTTCCGGCTTGCCGTATGCGAGTTCCGCAGGAATTGATGTCTGCGGATCGACATTCGTCGACAGCAAGCTTTCCCCCATCAAGGCATTCAACAAGCTCGATTTTCCGCTACTGAACGCCCCCACGAAAGGTACACGCACCAGGAAATGGCGCGTTTGCTGTTCCACGCCGGCCAACCACTCTTGCGGCTGCTGATAAGTCTGGAGCAATTGCCTGATGGTAGGCAGTACCTCAAGAAGATGGATTTGCGGTGAAAACATGTAATGATCCCATTCAGATGAAATGAAAAAAGTAGCGCGGCATGGCGCGCACATTGAAATTTCTTCAATACAACTAATTTAACATGGGGATACGACAAGATGTGTCGCTGGAGACATATCTCCAGCGACGGACAGAAGAAACGCAGGTACGATCAGGGCCGCCGGTAGCGGACCTGGCTCAATCTGTTAGTGAATGATCTTGGCCAGGAAATCGCGCGCGCGGTCCGAGCGCGTGGTGTTGAAGAAGTCATCCTTGCTGCAATCTTCGATGATCTTACCCTGGTCCATGAAGACGATGCGGTTGGCCACGCGCCGGGCAAAGCCCATTTCATGGGTGACGACCATCATCGTCATGCCTTCCTGCGCCAGGCCCACCATCACGTCGAGCACTTCGTTGATCATTTCCGGATCGAGCGCCGAAGTGGGCTCGTCGAACAGCATGGCGATCGGGTCCATCGACAGCGCGCGGGCGATCGCCACGCGCTGCTGCTGGCCGCCCGACAGCTGGCCGGGGAATTTATCCTGCTGCGACAGCAGGCCCACGCGGTCCAGGTATTTCAAGCCCTTGGCATTGGCTTCGTCGGCGCTGCGGCCGAGCACCTTGATCTGGCCGATGGTCAGGTTTTCGCGGATCGACAGGTGCGGAAACAGCTCGAAATTCTGGAACACCATACCGATGCGCGCGCGCAGTTTCGACAGATTCGTTTTCGGATCGTTGACGCTGATGCCGTCGACGATGATCTGCCCCTGCTGTATCGGTTCGAGGCCGTTGACGGTCTTGATCAGGGTCGACTTGCCGGAGCCGGACGGGCCGCAAATGACCATCACGTCGCCCTTGGCGACCTTGGTGGTGCAGTCGGTCAGTACCTGGAACTGGCCATACCATTTGCTGACGTTATTGAGTTCGATCATCTTGTTCTTTCTTTTACGGTTAGCGAATGATGGCGACGCGTTTCTGCAGGCGTTTTACCAGGAACGACAAGGCATAGCACAGCACGAAATACACGACGGCGACAAACACATACATTTCCACCAGGCGGCCGTCGCGCTGCGCGATTTTCGAGGCGGCGCCGACGAAATCGGGGATCGACAGCACG
Above is a genomic segment from Janthinobacterium sp. 64 containing:
- the pyrC gene encoding dihydroorotase — protein: MSTPDHTPVAVPSSITITRPDDWHLHLRDGAVMASVLPHSARQFGRAIVMPNLKPPVTTTADASAYRERILAAVPQGVNFDPLMVLYLTNNTSPDEIRRAQDSGIVQAVKLYPAGATTNSDLGVTDLKNCYKVLEVMQEVGMPFLVHGEVTDPEIDIFDREAVFIERVMRPLRSAFPALSVVFEHITTKDAAQYVAEAEGPIAATITAHHLLYNRNEIFKGGIRPHYYCLPILKREEHRLALMTAAASGDERFFLGTDSAPHAQGAKEMACGCAGCYTALHAMEMYAEAFERAGALDKLEAFASFHGPAFYGVPRNTDTITLKRESWTLPASLPLGDSHVIPLNAGEQINWKMV
- a CDS encoding dynamin family protein is translated as MNHQLMDFERQLNGLCAALEAWRSTHFQHEISALGVQRQDFLTQMTRFDEARQHLSIGIIGQVKAGKSSFLNALLFDGRPVLPEAATPKTANLTRIAHGPAPVLTVEYYSPQEWAGIVDMAAGVAQDDGARVARELVSMARDSGVDIAATLAKGSERLVATHAEQLPLNDYAGENGRYTALVKATSLELPMEELRGLDLVDTPGMNDPVISRTQKTKEYMAQCDVVFFLSRCSQFLDQSDTDLLHLQLPGKGVKRIVLVAGQYDSVLLDDGYDRSSLAATEDNIKSRLSRRAAQAMDKLANERQAQGRGELAAMLHGLRAPVFASTFAHGFASWPEHRWNKNMHHVHGQMQAMARQCWNGAVISNEDWARLANFDALKAVYEQARLDKHDLLEQQRQDVLPRARRELGLCLRELTDAVQRRAQQLQTGDLATLERQRQACEHRIADIVTCLTQEIDKHTQAARRTRDTMLAQLKGAMAEFSNLKEKSGTETHTSSHEVSTSRWYNPFSWGNTETVYRSYTSSYTYMAAADAVEQVLTYGRTSAADIEHAFARVVNRGELLAALRSALLRALDTDDAAFDPGHFRRTLQASMERLVLPELQLEVSGIGAGIGSRFKGEIRDPEHMARLRASLTQALQDVFQDIGSAFELGVAQLCQQLDGVRASLEQQMVADLRQELSSLQQAFADKENDLAIGARIVVLAAGVLATLETQA
- a CDS encoding dynamin family protein, yielding MSVLLSPDEIEARYRLLCRVTAGEPAAAGAAAINDEFDALQQLVRHDLMELARHGAPADFSQIVAALEEGLGQLQQLCSFPMLTGKKTVGVGGAFSAGKSSLINALLGQQLLAVEVDPTTALPTYLLRHQQSVILGLNRLLQKVELSKSEFLSLTHGEQEAYGSNAGAMLQSALYALPEFPWPALALIDVPGYSKPDGNVLKARTDARIAHAQLSAAQTVIWVVSVEAGGISEQDLVFLASLPREMACLIVVSRADKRDPQSVAAVVKGIGEAVSARGIAVLAVVPVSTRDSQAYPLSAVREQLQRWNDELPAIGPAERFKSQFFRYERYLAHEAQQRRRQLGLMKRILALSTEVEAQHDAGELLAEMQLALEWALRQTADLQAFQQRFFAHLHTLVQASGMAVPAGAGAGQGCLPPLDLLSLLRALHAPGHASQVHRRHLALLSRPADATRRPSLLRRTSQRYLPLLQPYSAAAEASNAARLLHQGSRPASVRILSF
- a CDS encoding dynamin family protein, whose product is MFSPQIHLLEVLPTIRQLLQTYQQPQEWLAGVEQQTRHFLVRVPFVGAFSSGKSSLLNALMGESLLSTNVDPQTSIPAELAYGKPESFTLCFPDNTVRPLARSQVLELQAGQAPAGAWLDLHVECDTLARLPHLKLVDMPGWDSGNGQHGRAIDDYVERSLAYCIVVSAEEGGLHASIRAALAELQLHDMPVIAVISKADKKSPDDVQEVARQVAREIEGISGRAPLRVVTVSARTHMVRELDDALQELEALAEPLFLHSVTRPFVARLRPLVQYLDVLLNREDLDREKIVLEKMRVAEEIKLFETRLGQETAQLDASLPAVLEAILLHVRNRLHEQLEAWTVAALAGRDVSVQIDQAIRLGMTSGIQAEFDVVMRRYFDRVGDFTPAVLDIDLRIPGGASVAKDSDAGIDRAMIHMVADQAIDLLASRFPVAKVLKPLLLGLIDILQRIFANRGKAEVAQAQRHEEIRMHLLNQVFPQIQQAARTALQTTLQAHVQQAKAGIVAAAEQQLAQRQAALAKLDADLAQGDTAFQQKRRQYEIDRHAVQSIIDACEQP
- a CDS encoding amino acid ABC transporter ATP-binding protein, with amino-acid sequence MIELNNVSKWYGQFQVLTDCTTKVAKGDVMVICGPSGSGKSTLIKTVNGLEPIQQGQIIVDGISVNDPKTNLSKLRARIGMVFQNFELFPHLSIRENLTIGQIKVLGRSADEANAKGLKYLDRVGLLSQQDKFPGQLSGGQQQRVAIARALSMDPIAMLFDEPTSALDPEMINEVLDVMVGLAQEGMTMMVVTHEMGFARRVANRIVFMDQGKIIEDCSKDDFFNTTRSDRARDFLAKIIH